ATAATGCTATTTATCTCATCTACAGGCATCTGAAAGATGAGAACACCAATGGTTTGGTTATCAATCTTTATCGGTGTGGAGATAAATGAAGCAGCAGCCTCATAGGAAGGGAAATAAGGGGCGAAATCTTCAAGATGGTACTGAGTTGCACTTTTACCTAGCGCATTTTTAAACGCGTTAGCAATACCACTACCTGCATAAGGACCAGAGTTCAAGTTTGTCGCATAATCCAGTTCTTTGAAAACCGAATAAACGACGTTTCCATTTGTGTCGACGAGAAAAATATCATAATAGCCAAACTCTTCCAGAAATCCTTTGATGCTTGGATGATATTTGCTGTGCACTTGGTCGTATTCAGTCCCTAGCGAATCAACCATCATCTTGTGTTTCTCGCCAAGTGGATTGGGGTTAACCCCAATATAACGCGCCTGTAGAGCCTTGGCTCTGGGAGACAGCATATTGAGCTTTTGTAACGCATTCGCTGAGTCACCACCGTTAACCGTTCGATAATTCATTCCAAAACTGGAGGTGTAATAATTCGAAAGTGTCGACAGATCAGTAGCGCTGACCGAATCGACGGGATAACGCTCAAACGTATCTTTGAACGCGATCATCGCATCTCTCACACCAATAGAATGAGCGGTGGTCAATAACTGTCCCCTAATAAGCTGAAAGTAATTCTCTATCTCACTTCTCTTGTTTTCTCGAATGGAAGTCAATTGACTTGTAGCGCGCTGATAGAGCGCTTGCTCCGACAAATCAGATGCCTTCCACCCAACAAAAGTTCCTGTCGAGATAATAGCGATACTGCACAATAGGGTTGAAGCCAAAACTATTTTAGTGGCAATCTTCATAACCAAACCTCTTCGCAGAGAGTCCTTCTCCGCTTCTGTTTATTCAGAAGAATTTTGCCAACAGACGTACGATTTATATGCACTTAGTGATGTAATTGTAATCATAAATAAATAAACTTTCGATTTATATCACAAAAAATTTGCAATCATGGCGGCAACCTGAAAAGGTCGGCTCACTAACCAAATGAAAACAAATATGAATAATCTAAATATTTCCCCTGTTTAGCGTTAGAAAAATCCAGTATGACCTGTCATTTCACATAGTCTGATTAGAACAGACAGTAATTGATAATTGATAATTGATTCAATCAGTTGTCAGGTATCCACTTCGAACAGAGATAAATTTGGACAACAAAACTGCGCACTCTCGGCCAACTTTGACTCTGCTTTTGGCATCAAAAAGAAGTCATTTCGATAATTTTTGCAAAAATTCCAGATAATATTCTTGTAAAATTCCTTAATTCGATAGTGAATATTGTCATGTTTGGTCATTTTCAATTGAAAAAACCAGCACTTTCATCTGTTTTTTAACCTTTGTAAGAAATAGTTTACTCCTGAAAAATGGCTCAGATCAGGCGAAATTTAACAAATTGGTTACACTTAGATTAACTGGTAAAACCGACATTCATCACTGGTTTGTTTAGCTTTAACAGTGTGATAAATCATTTATGACAAATTCTACAGAATAGTATTTCATATTAACAGAAAACTCAGAATGTCATAAATAGAGGTTTGCCCGGAGGATGTTAATTAATTGCTGCCATAGAATGCAGAGCAACAAGGAGCTTGAGATGAACGTTCAGGCCTTACCCATGAATCGATTTCTCGATCATCATGGTCAAGTCGTTAAACCACTTCCTGAGTGGGCCGATGCTAAAACACTGAAAAAGTTCTACTGCGACATGGTTGTCGCACGCACCTACGACAACAAAGCTGTCGCCTTACAAAGAACAGGAAAGCTAGGAACCTACCCTTCACACTTAGGAGCAGAGGCGTTTGGAATTGCCATAGGCCACGCCCTTCGTGTACAAGACGTCTTCATCCCTTATTACCGTGATATGCCTGCTATGTGGGTCCGCGGTATAGGTATGGAAAAAAATCTTCAATATTGGGGAGGTGATGAGCGGGGTAGCGATTTCTGTCCAGATGAAAACAATCTAACATGCCGAGACTTACCTTTCTGCGTTCCTATAGCGACGCAATGCACCCACGCCGTTGGCGTCGCTGCAGCATTGAAAATTGAAGGCGACCGCAATGCTGCGCTCGTCACTTGTGGCGATGGTGCAACTTCCAAGGGAGATTTCCTTGAGTCTGTCAATTGCGCGGGTACCTGGAACATCCCACTTGTGTTTGTCGTCAACAACAACCAGTGGGCCATCTCCGTACCACGATCACTGCAGTGTGCGGCTGATTTTCTCTCCGAGAAAGCCAGTGGAGCTGGAATCCCTGGCATCACTGTCGATGGTAATGATGTCATCGCCATGTACGATGCAGTGTCAACAGCACTAGACCGAGCGAGAAAAGGCAAAGGGGCAACCCTCATTGAAGCGGTAAGCTACCGACTCAGTGACCATACCACCGCCGATGACGCTAGCCGCTATCGTAGCAAAGATGAGCTCAATCAGGCGTGGCAATATGAACCCATTCTTAGGCTAAAAAACTACCTTATTGATCAAGG
This DNA window, taken from Vibrio neptunius, encodes the following:
- the pdhA gene encoding pyruvate dehydrogenase (acetyl-transferring) E1 component subunit alpha translates to MNVQALPMNRFLDHHGQVVKPLPEWADAKTLKKFYCDMVVARTYDNKAVALQRTGKLGTYPSHLGAEAFGIAIGHALRVQDVFIPYYRDMPAMWVRGIGMEKNLQYWGGDERGSDFCPDENNLTCRDLPFCVPIATQCTHAVGVAAALKIEGDRNAALVTCGDGATSKGDFLESVNCAGTWNIPLVFVVNNNQWAISVPRSLQCAADFLSEKASGAGIPGITVDGNDVIAMYDAVSTALDRARKGKGATLIEAVSYRLSDHTTADDASRYRSKDELNQAWQYEPILRLKNYLIDQGHWSEEEEQALLLQAKAEVEKAVERYLNLPPQAPESAFDYLYESPVTELNKQRDELINKAMRMQGGKNV